In the genome of Massilibacillus massiliensis, one region contains:
- a CDS encoding helix-turn-helix domain-containing protein has translation MTVINEQAEKARADYIAGMKYKDIAEKYGVSINTVKSWQKRHKWTREGAPKTEKGCTPDKKAGAPKGNRNAAGHGAPVGNKNAVGNNGGPPKRNKNAVTTGEFETIWLDCLDDDEQVMYEKIDTDELVQTEEAIRLLTLRERRMLKRIQDLMNGLSEKARSVFMVSKDKKEIIQVYDEKTGKMREISVNKPVMDIESISETECRKIDDILKLEEALTRIQDKKTKQLQLKHDLEIDKQKLLIEQQKLEIYKTKNSGASKDEPINITIKRKVKTDD, from the coding sequence ATGACAGTAATAAATGAGCAAGCAGAAAAAGCAAGAGCCGATTACATAGCAGGGATGAAATATAAAGATATCGCTGAAAAATACGGTGTCAGTATCAATACCGTGAAGTCCTGGCAAAAACGTCATAAGTGGACCAGAGAGGGTGCACCCAAAACAGAAAAAGGGTGCACCCCAGATAAAAAAGCAGGTGCACCAAAAGGCAATCGCAATGCTGCTGGTCATGGCGCCCCTGTTGGTAACAAGAATGCTGTCGGTAATAACGGTGGCCCGCCCAAACGAAATAAAAATGCTGTGACTACTGGTGAGTTTGAAACAATATGGCTAGATTGCCTTGACGATGACGAACAGGTAATGTATGAAAAAATTGATACAGATGAGCTTGTCCAAACCGAAGAGGCTATCAGGTTATTAACACTTCGTGAAAGACGAATGCTTAAAAGAATTCAAGATCTTATGAACGGTTTATCCGAAAAAGCTCGCTCAGTATTTATGGTTAGTAAAGATAAAAAAGAAATCATTCAAGTGTATGATGAAAAAACAGGTAAAATGAGAGAGATAAGTGTAAACAAACCTGTGATGGACATAGAGTCAATTAGTGAAACTGAGTGTCGTAAGATTGATGATATTTTAAAACTTGAAGAAGCATTGACCAGGATACAGGATAAGAAGACGAAGCAATTACAATTAAAACATGATTTAGAAATTGATAAACAGAAACTTCTGATTGAGCAACAAAAATTAGAAATCTATAAAACAAAAAACAGTGGTGCAAGTAAGGATGAGCCAATCAATATTACGATCAAGCGCAAGGTGAAAACCGATGATTGA
- a CDS encoding PBSX family phage terminase large subunit, with the protein MIEVEKEVNPHFEDFLFDWLYKFYFLVGGYGSSKSYHVALKIILKLLEEKRTALVVREVYDTIRDSCFALFEEIIVDLEFEDEIKIVTSPMQIRFPNGSKIIFKGMDKPAKLKSIHNVSIVWIEECSELKYAGFKELIGRLRHPTLSLHMILSTNPVGKSNWTYKHFFKNVKVKDEVLYKKRIMVIGNTYYHHSLADDNLFLPYSYIEQLEELKTYDIDLYRIARKGRFGVNGTLVLPQFEVQSDKRVENAINGLPSRFFKAGMDFGFEESYNAVLRIAIDDKRKYLYIYWEYYKNKCTDDVTALDLQEFVETKELIKADSAEPKTIKYFNQQGFRMSGAKKGPASRLQNTKKVKRFKKIICSACCEHTIEELQDLTYKLNKDGEIIEDEFSIDPHTFSAIWYALDGYEVANIKGSYKDYGIQTGKF; encoded by the coding sequence ATGATTGAAGTAGAAAAAGAAGTAAATCCACATTTTGAAGATTTTCTTTTCGATTGGTTATACAAATTTTACTTTCTAGTTGGAGGATACGGTTCATCAAAAAGTTATCATGTTGCTTTAAAAATTATCCTAAAATTGCTTGAGGAAAAACGCACTGCGCTGGTCGTTCGTGAAGTCTATGACACTATACGTGACAGTTGCTTTGCTCTATTTGAAGAAATCATTGTAGATTTAGAATTTGAAGATGAGATTAAAATTGTAACATCACCGATGCAGATCCGTTTCCCCAATGGCAGCAAGATTATTTTCAAGGGAATGGATAAACCAGCGAAACTAAAATCAATCCATAACGTCAGCATTGTGTGGATTGAGGAGTGCAGTGAACTGAAATATGCCGGTTTTAAAGAGCTGATCGGGCGGCTACGGCATCCAACATTATCTTTACATATGATTCTTTCTACTAATCCTGTTGGCAAATCAAATTGGACTTATAAGCATTTCTTCAAGAATGTAAAAGTAAAAGATGAAGTTCTTTATAAAAAAAGAATTATGGTTATTGGCAATACGTATTATCATCACTCATTAGCTGATGATAATCTTTTTTTGCCTTACAGCTACATCGAGCAGCTTGAAGAGCTAAAAACATATGACATTGATTTGTACCGAATTGCTCGTAAGGGGCGGTTTGGTGTAAATGGCACATTAGTATTGCCACAATTTGAAGTGCAGTCAGATAAACGTGTTGAAAATGCGATCAATGGATTACCAAGCCGCTTTTTTAAAGCCGGCATGGACTTTGGTTTTGAAGAATCTTATAATGCAGTATTACGTATCGCAATCGATGATAAACGTAAATATTTGTACATCTATTGGGAGTATTATAAAAATAAATGTACAGATGATGTGACTGCATTAGATCTACAGGAATTTGTTGAAACAAAAGAACTGATCAAAGCCGATTCAGCAGAGCCTAAAACGATTAAATATTTTAATCAACAGGGTTTTAGGATGTCCGGTGCTAAAAAAGGACCTGCCAGTCGGTTGCAGAACACGAAAAAAGTTAAGCGCTTTAAGAAAATTATCTGTTCGGCTTGCTGTGAGCACACAATAGAAGAGTTGCAGGATCTAACCTATAAACTGAATAAAGACGGTGAAATTATTGAAGATGAATTCAGTATTGATCCGCATACGTTTAGTGCAATATGGTATGCGTTAGATGGTTATGAGGTAGCGAATATTAAAGGATCATATAAAGATTATGGCATTCAAACAGGAAAATTCTAA
- a CDS encoding Cthe_2314 family HEPN domain-containing protein: protein MEYGYPKFPTDEAFSEIAVKIFPLQSFKQVISEIRSNKKVDIWGCFLNGKDAVDWTIILSNKISQIQLSYPCAYHYAEKFNDDVWHRNNEEEGCIEYFPYTQKEALNKAMFDFFAYTCFSVVFSAFDIIGQVVNGEYKLGFAITDVSFNKIVCPKLENINKNLFDTLNKIKKGDKFESVKLRHSFIHRIPPTELIAFAVKDKGNVKSLTVGKYVTSKEIMECMKEAIDCLLETLNAIKN, encoded by the coding sequence GTGGAATATGGCTATCCTAAGTTCCCAACAGACGAGGCTTTTAGTGAAATTGCTGTAAAAATATTTCCTTTACAAAGCTTTAAACAAGTCATAAGTGAAATTAGGAGTAATAAAAAGGTTGATATTTGGGGGTGCTTTTTAAATGGAAAGGATGCTGTAGATTGGACTATTATTCTGAGTAATAAAATATCTCAAATTCAGTTAAGTTATCCATGTGCATACCATTATGCCGAGAAATTTAATGATGATGTTTGGCATAGAAATAATGAAGAAGAAGGATGCATTGAATATTTCCCGTATACTCAAAAAGAAGCACTAAATAAAGCAATGTTCGATTTTTTTGCTTATACGTGTTTTTCTGTTGTTTTTTCAGCATTCGATATTATAGGCCAAGTGGTAAATGGTGAATATAAATTAGGATTCGCTATTACAGATGTTAGCTTTAATAAAATTGTTTGCCCAAAGTTGGAAAATATAAATAAAAATTTATTTGATACACTTAACAAAATTAAAAAAGGCGATAAATTTGAAAGTGTTAAGTTAAGACATAGTTTTATACATCGTATTCCACCAACAGAGTTAATCGCTTTTGCTGTTAAGGATAAAGGAAATGTAAAAAGCTTAACTGTAGGTAAATATGTGACTTCAAAAGAAATTATGGAATGCATGAAAGAAGCAATTGATTGCTTACTTGAAACACTAAATGCAATTAAAAATTAA
- a CDS encoding major capsid protein, translating into MKSIFDLVQAPVISTYYTTAASNNIPYLGSLLFPAEKQQGLDLSWIRGHNGLPVSLAPSAFDAKAPVRDRIGIAKIETEMPFFRESFRIGEKERQELLKVMSGMNSAIADPIIKKVYQDAKTLVDGAGVIPERMIMQLLSTGKIKIASKDGQAYEYDYKHPTKHKTTLAGSAKWSNTESADVVSDILDWMDQVETDTGNRPTRAICTRKTWKNIVNNKKIRLDINPIGGENIIVTDKMMKEYFETKLQLQISVYTKKFATEVGGAGENFYPDDHFTLLPDGDLGKTYYGTTPEEADLVSGQSQAQVSIVNTGVAITTIMEPHPVNSITIVSEIVLPSFEAIDSVFIAKVG; encoded by the coding sequence ATGAAATCAATTTTTGATCTGGTGCAAGCGCCAGTTATTTCTACGTATTATACAACTGCAGCAAGCAATAACATTCCATATTTAGGTAGCTTGTTGTTTCCAGCTGAAAAGCAGCAGGGATTAGATTTATCGTGGATTAGAGGGCATAATGGTTTGCCAGTATCTTTAGCGCCAAGTGCGTTTGATGCGAAAGCTCCAGTAAGGGATCGTATTGGAATTGCAAAAATCGAAACGGAAATGCCGTTTTTCCGTGAATCTTTCAGGATTGGTGAAAAAGAACGTCAAGAACTTTTAAAAGTAATGTCAGGCATGAACTCTGCAATTGCGGATCCGATTATTAAAAAGGTTTATCAAGACGCGAAAACTCTTGTTGATGGCGCGGGCGTAATTCCTGAACGCATGATTATGCAGCTGCTTTCGACAGGCAAAATTAAAATTGCGTCGAAAGATGGACAAGCCTACGAGTATGATTATAAACATCCAACAAAACATAAAACCACATTAGCAGGTAGTGCTAAATGGTCAAATACAGAAAGTGCGGATGTCGTTTCAGATATTTTAGATTGGATGGATCAAGTTGAAACAGATACAGGTAATCGTCCAACTCGCGCTATCTGCACACGGAAGACGTGGAAAAATATTGTAAACAACAAGAAAATTCGATTAGATATAAATCCGATCGGCGGGGAAAACATTATTGTTACAGATAAAATGATGAAAGAATACTTCGAAACCAAATTACAGTTACAGATATCTGTTTATACTAAGAAATTTGCAACTGAAGTTGGTGGAGCTGGTGAAAACTTTTATCCAGATGATCATTTTACCTTACTACCAGATGGCGATCTTGGTAAAACGTATTATGGTACAACCCCAGAAGAGGCTGATTTAGTCAGTGGGCAATCTCAGGCGCAGGTAAGTATCGTAAATACGGGTGTAGCAATTACTACAATTATGGAGCCTCATCCAGTGAATTCTATAACGATTGTTTCTGAAATTGTATTACCATCTTTCGAGGCTATTGATTCCGTGTTTATTGCTAAAGTGGGTTAA
- a CDS encoding phage tail tube protein: MSKTKALERDVNNHLSSFNFDMQLFGTPTPNDLIVGKGKVYFRRWNYDGTKQALRHMGNCPDFKMTPNIEKIQKMSSMDAAAELYAEAVKSMSYKPTLTLDEFNPFNLALALYGTEGIEIQAEKTIEKEIHDVTLGAVLQVPYKNIKDVSILPAVATPAVVNPATSYVEVGTPGTGKVISGGIYTGSESGAYYIEITKENSVEGTITDAEFTWRKELNGDQSAPVIMTGLVQELDEGVTVKFEPGASGQDFVVGEIYEIKVTAKQGAYISGVDYIIDDTQLRGGVIPIPDTSNILDGSQVFVSYTVPEKKYPKIMGGTAKKIEGDLLFIGDPSTGRPYTLEIWHVSVTPNGDVGLITEEWGSFTLELSVMPDRVNHPKEPFFKMVNTD, encoded by the coding sequence ATGAGTAAAACAAAAGCGCTGGAAAGAGATGTTAACAACCATCTTTCTAGTTTTAATTTTGATATGCAGTTATTCGGTACGCCAACACCAAACGATTTGATTGTTGGTAAAGGTAAAGTTTATTTTAGACGATGGAATTATGATGGAACAAAACAAGCTTTACGCCACATGGGAAACTGCCCTGATTTTAAAATGACGCCGAACATTGAAAAGATACAAAAAATGAGTTCTATGGATGCAGCCGCTGAGCTTTATGCTGAAGCTGTGAAATCTATGTCGTACAAGCCTACATTAACACTTGACGAATTTAACCCATTTAATTTGGCGCTGGCGCTGTATGGAACCGAAGGTATTGAAATACAAGCTGAGAAAACAATCGAAAAAGAAATTCATGATGTGACATTGGGTGCAGTTTTACAAGTGCCTTATAAAAATATTAAAGATGTTTCTATTCTACCCGCCGTAGCTACTCCGGCAGTTGTTAATCCAGCAACTTCATATGTCGAAGTTGGCACCCCTGGAACAGGAAAAGTTATTTCTGGAGGAATTTATACAGGTTCTGAGTCGGGAGCTTATTACATTGAAATTACAAAAGAAAATTCTGTTGAGGGTACAATTACAGATGCAGAATTTACGTGGAGAAAAGAACTAAATGGAGATCAAAGTGCTCCGGTTATCATGACAGGATTAGTACAAGAGCTAGATGAAGGTGTGACTGTTAAATTTGAACCAGGTGCGAGCGGACAAGATTTCGTTGTTGGTGAAATTTACGAAATTAAAGTAACTGCAAAACAAGGTGCTTATATCTCAGGTGTCGATTACATTATTGACGATACGCAGCTTAGAGGTGGCGTTATTCCAATTCCAGATACTTCGAATATCCTTGATGGATCACAGGTATTTGTTTCGTACACAGTACCGGAAAAGAAATATCCAAAGATCATGGGTGGTACCGCAAAGAAAATAGAGGGTGATTTACTTTTCATTGGAGATCCATCTACTGGTCGTCCATATACATTGGAAATTTGGCATGTGTCAGTAACTCCAAACGGAGACGTTGGTTTAATCACCGAAGAATGGGGATCCTTTACGCTTGAATTGTCAGTAATGCCTGATCGTGTAAATCATCCGAAAGAGCCGTTCTTTAAAATGGTTAATACTGATTAA
- a CDS encoding polymorphic toxin type 50 domain-containing protein, whose translation MADFNKDDFREAVRNIVKGYGSKYNTIAEELINVIISRIEKGEFVSEAVAGALSDTAFFSANKAEITNAMYLAACSGYGVLPSIVTKASQVNIKDKLLSDSWTGDKMNLSTRLHGTNSKMRETIVDTINSSMLNMQSAREMAMKLYDGYNSGNQVIREAKLPQYLDNILQRIDLAGGSGKVSEKLRGEAEALKAAVKNLKMPELRTTYKNFLDAVTAPELNAAVLNKAAWAAVQEKARYHAMRIARTESARAWFDGFIAENQDDEDVWGYRWRLSSRHKFVPFDQCDVCANMNVGYGKGIYPKGKVPFIPRHPHCMCMLEVVFVWEIDKQIKFNPNKAKEYLDSLDVGQQAMLFGYDGVKAYKSGADWQTILRGWDGFNEPVSRLSKADFQLILNNDNGNIKEIREFIRSEAQPKNIDKGNQDKHIEGTNNYKQKVAGLRSKGQYGPSRVDLNLIEIQQLIDTFAGTGEIRTRRSGEWNHKETIYNNDKIVGSVVNNLNGKEVTTSVFKIHYSKRGTHIVPHYPKKEE comes from the coding sequence ATGGCTGACTTCAATAAAGATGATTTTCGCGAAGCGGTCAGAAATATTGTGAAAGGGTACGGATCCAAATACAATACAATAGCAGAAGAGCTTATCAATGTTATTATAAGTAGAATCGAAAAGGGAGAGTTTGTTTCCGAAGCTGTAGCTGGTGCTTTATCAGATACGGCTTTTTTTAGTGCCAATAAAGCCGAAATTACAAATGCGATGTATCTGGCCGCCTGCTCCGGGTATGGCGTTCTGCCTTCGATTGTCACAAAAGCCAGTCAGGTAAATATAAAAGATAAGCTTTTATCCGACAGCTGGACTGGCGATAAAATGAACTTGTCCACGCGATTGCACGGTACGAATAGCAAAATGAGAGAAACCATAGTTGATACAATTAATTCTAGTATGCTAAACATGCAAAGTGCGCGAGAGATGGCGATGAAGCTTTACGACGGCTATAATAGCGGAAACCAAGTAATTCGTGAGGCTAAACTGCCGCAATACCTCGATAATATTCTTCAAAGAATTGACCTTGCGGGTGGCAGTGGTAAAGTATCTGAAAAATTACGCGGTGAAGCGGAAGCTTTGAAGGCTGCGGTAAAAAATTTAAAAATGCCTGAGCTGCGTACTACGTATAAGAATTTTCTGGACGCAGTAACAGCACCAGAATTGAATGCTGCAGTTCTCAATAAAGCAGCCTGGGCAGCAGTGCAGGAAAAAGCACGATATCATGCGATGCGCATTGCTCGAACCGAATCTGCCAGAGCCTGGTTTGATGGCTTTATAGCTGAAAATCAAGACGACGAAGATGTATGGGGGTACCGGTGGAGATTAAGCAGCCGACATAAATTTGTTCCGTTTGATCAATGTGATGTTTGCGCTAATATGAATGTTGGTTATGGCAAAGGCATCTATCCAAAAGGGAAAGTGCCATTTATACCGCGCCATCCGCATTGCATGTGTATGCTTGAAGTTGTATTTGTTTGGGAGATTGATAAACAAATAAAGTTCAATCCCAATAAAGCTAAAGAATATCTTGATAGTTTGGATGTTGGCCAGCAAGCAATGCTATTTGGCTATGACGGTGTAAAGGCATATAAAAGTGGCGCTGACTGGCAAACTATACTTCGTGGTTGGGATGGGTTTAATGAACCCGTAAGTAGATTAAGTAAAGCCGATTTTCAGTTGATACTTAATAATGATAATGGTAATATAAAAGAAATAAGAGAATTTATTCGTTCAGAGGCACAGCCTAAAAATATTGATAAGGGTAATCAAGATAAACATATTGAAGGAACGAATAATTACAAACAGAAAGTTGCTGGTCTTAGATCTAAAGGTCAATATGGGCCTAGTAGAGTTGATTTAAATCTTATTGAAATACAGCAGTTAATCGATACGTTTGCCGGAACTGGGGAAATTAGAACACGGAGATCTGGTGAATGGAATCACAAAGAAACAATTTATAATAATGATAAAATTGTTGGTTCTGTTGTAAATAATTTAAACGGTAAAGAAGTTACTACTAGTGTTTTTAAAATTCACTATAGTAAACGAGGAACTCATATAGTTCCGCATTATCCGAAAAAGGAGGAGTAA
- a CDS encoding RusA family crossover junction endodeoxyribonuclease, protein MMIEFFLPMVPPTVTHQEKKVTVVNGKPVFYEPPELKDARQKLTAYLAKYIPKKKHCGAVRLVTKWCYPKGSHNNGEYKTTKPDTDNMIKLLKDVMTELKFWKDDALVASEITEKFWADVPGIYVRIEKL, encoded by the coding sequence ATGATGATTGAATTCTTTCTGCCAATGGTCCCTCCAACCGTAACTCATCAGGAAAAGAAAGTAACGGTGGTGAATGGTAAACCTGTATTTTATGAGCCGCCAGAGCTTAAGGACGCCCGCCAAAAGCTTACTGCATACTTAGCAAAGTATATCCCTAAGAAGAAGCACTGTGGAGCTGTCAGGCTGGTAACGAAGTGGTGTTACCCAAAGGGATCACATAATAACGGTGAGTATAAGACAACTAAGCCTGATACGGATAATATGATTAAGCTGCTAAAGGACGTAATGACGGAGCTAAAGTTTTGGAAAGATGATGCTTTGGTGGCAAGTGAGATAACTGAAAAGTTTTGGGCTGATGTCCCTGGGATATATGTTCGGATTGAGAAGTTGTAG